In the Bordetella genomosp. 10 genome, one interval contains:
- a CDS encoding amidohydrolase family protein, producing MTAPVCLPFDPAPMQPRWTPPARATDCHCHIFEDFARYPLSPERSYTPVAAGLEDYLGMCKTLGLSRTVQVTASVYGTDNSLTLAVISELGQHRARGVAGIAIDTSWLELERLHAGGMRGVRLSSRRKGYGGVEAIAPLARLIHPFGWHLQLHVADIAEFVGMERLLLHVPVPIVFDHLGCARGGDRLDAPGFRSLLRVLQRRDDAWCKLSSWYRRSNAGPPDYPDMEPFVQALADARPDRLVFGTNWPHPGLFEPDTVPNDGTIMDQFCKWVPDPDVRTRILVDNPELLYGFPAS from the coding sequence ATGACGGCCCCGGTATGCCTGCCTTTCGACCCCGCGCCCATGCAGCCTCGGTGGACACCTCCGGCTCGGGCCACGGATTGTCATTGCCATATATTCGAAGACTTCGCGCGTTATCCGCTGAGTCCGGAACGGTCCTACACGCCGGTTGCCGCGGGCCTTGAAGATTATCTCGGCATGTGCAAGACACTCGGCCTGAGCCGCACGGTGCAAGTGACGGCAAGCGTCTATGGAACGGACAACAGCCTGACGCTTGCGGTCATCTCCGAACTTGGCCAACATCGTGCGAGAGGCGTCGCGGGCATCGCGATCGATACATCGTGGTTGGAGCTCGAACGTCTGCATGCGGGCGGAATGCGCGGGGTACGGCTGTCCTCCCGGCGCAAGGGTTATGGAGGCGTCGAGGCGATCGCTCCCCTGGCCCGCCTTATCCACCCCTTTGGCTGGCACCTGCAACTCCATGTGGCGGACATTGCCGAATTCGTAGGAATGGAGCGGCTGCTGCTGCATGTCCCGGTACCCATCGTCTTCGATCACCTGGGTTGCGCGCGCGGCGGCGACCGCCTGGATGCCCCCGGTTTCCGCAGCCTGCTACGCGTCTTGCAACGGCGCGACGACGCCTGGTGCAAGCTGTCGAGCTGGTATCGCCGATCGAATGCGGGGCCGCCCGATTATCCGGATATGGAACCGTTTGTGCAGGCCCTGGCCGACGCACGCCCGGATCGCCTCGTGTTCGGCACCAACTGGCCTCATCCAGGCCTGTTCGAACCGGATACCGTTCCTAACGATGGAACGATCATGGACCAATTCTGCAAGTGGGTGCCGGACCCCGATGTCCGTACGCGTATCCTGGTAGACAACCCGGAACTGCTGTATGGGTTTCCGGCGTCCTGA
- a CDS encoding LysR substrate-binding domain-containing protein, translated as MDLRQLRYFVAIVEHGSLVAAAQHVHVAQPALSHHVSNLEAELGQKLFERTARGVLPTKIGSEFYHRAKLILRTADQAVETVKRGGEMAGIVSLGVTPTSGLVLGLPILMRATEQFPSLKVNVVERLSGHLYEMTRTGLLDLSIMFDSRPAENMDVEMLGADEMVLVGNADMFERFGIGPTVDKAMLATLPLFLSSATHFTRRKVDNEFARLGIRPTVSSEIDSVTLTMDAVEKGLGFTIRCRGTARGPHGKFRTARISDGLWIHRFYLHAGPVSIRSVACNCLVEIIKSVAAELIADGTLTAS; from the coding sequence GTGGACCTACGACAGCTCCGGTACTTCGTCGCCATCGTCGAGCACGGCAGCCTCGTCGCGGCAGCCCAGCATGTGCACGTGGCGCAGCCGGCCCTCAGCCATCATGTTTCCAACCTGGAGGCGGAGCTGGGACAGAAGCTGTTCGAACGCACGGCTCGCGGGGTGTTGCCCACCAAGATCGGTTCGGAGTTCTACCATCGGGCGAAGCTGATTCTCCGGACAGCCGACCAGGCAGTGGAAACCGTGAAACGGGGCGGGGAGATGGCCGGCATCGTTTCGCTCGGCGTCACGCCCACCAGCGGCCTCGTCCTGGGATTGCCCATATTGATGCGGGCCACGGAGCAGTTTCCCAGCCTGAAGGTGAACGTCGTCGAACGTCTCAGCGGCCACTTATACGAGATGACCCGAACCGGCCTGCTGGACCTGTCCATCATGTTCGACAGCCGTCCCGCGGAAAACATGGACGTCGAAATGCTGGGCGCCGACGAAATGGTGTTGGTGGGGAATGCCGACATGTTCGAGAGGTTCGGCATCGGACCCACCGTCGACAAGGCCATGCTGGCCACGCTTCCCCTCTTTCTTTCCTCGGCCACGCACTTCACTCGTAGAAAGGTGGACAACGAATTCGCAAGGCTGGGGATACGGCCCACCGTCTCCAGCGAGATCGATTCGGTGACGCTGACCATGGACGCGGTTGAAAAGGGCCTGGGGTTCACCATCCGGTGCCGCGGCACGGCACGCGGTCCGCATGGAAAATTCCGCACCGCCAGAATCAGCGACGGCCTGTGGATCCATCGCTTTTACCTTCATGCGGGCCCGGTTTCCATTCGGTCGGTTGCGTGCAATTGCCTGGTCGAAATCATCAAATCGGTTGCCGCCGAACTGATCGCCGATGGGACGTTGACCGCGTCCTGA
- a CDS encoding carboxylesterase/lipase family protein — MRDNDRHEGMPIVETAHGSLQGSRRGDVAIFKGIRYGAPTGGGNRFRPPQPVAAWSGVRAATVFGPSAPQAPTAPDALRSWYFDIEPVSEDCLFLNVFTAALGSRKPRPVMVWLHGGSWAACAGTAPGFDGTNLACLGDVVVVTVNHRLNVFGYLALPELGPEFADSGNAGVLDMGAALCWVRDNIAAFGGDPDNVTIFGQSGGAAKVAALMNAPAMRGLFHKAIIQSCSGGLRLVEPGQAARTTAALAARLGIDKADAGAWQSVPMNTLIAATRSSANAYRPVLDSRTFTVHPYDPVATPVSPRIPLLVGNTTTESTFFLAADRNNFTIEMAEVTARVARFLNITPENGQHIVDVYRSLLPPDRNAFHVLAQIVTDYMYRRNTMRIACLKARQAGPVYAYVFDWKTPVLGGILLSPHTSEVPFVFGTTAQAAGMVGNGADLPRITHTVMSAWASFAHTGRPASTTLPAWAAYTEQAGLAMVINDRSRVAEDPDGAQRHVFDELPFFDYDMPQNFAQA; from the coding sequence ATGCGAGACAACGACCGCCATGAAGGGATGCCGATCGTGGAGACGGCGCACGGCAGCCTGCAAGGCAGCCGGCGCGGAGATGTGGCCATTTTCAAGGGCATCCGCTATGGCGCCCCGACTGGTGGCGGCAATCGGTTTCGGCCGCCGCAGCCTGTGGCTGCCTGGTCAGGCGTCCGTGCGGCGACTGTCTTCGGCCCGTCCGCGCCTCAGGCTCCGACTGCGCCGGATGCGCTGCGCAGTTGGTATTTCGACATCGAGCCTGTCAGCGAAGATTGCCTGTTCCTGAACGTCTTCACGGCTGCGCTTGGCTCCCGCAAGCCGCGCCCGGTGATGGTCTGGCTGCACGGTGGAAGCTGGGCCGCGTGCGCCGGCACCGCGCCCGGTTTCGACGGAACGAATCTGGCGTGCCTGGGCGACGTGGTGGTGGTCACCGTGAACCACCGCCTGAATGTATTCGGATATCTGGCGTTGCCCGAGTTGGGACCGGAGTTCGCCGATTCCGGCAATGCCGGCGTGCTGGACATGGGGGCGGCGCTGTGCTGGGTCCGGGACAATATCGCCGCGTTCGGCGGCGATCCGGACAATGTCACCATCTTCGGCCAATCCGGCGGGGCCGCAAAGGTCGCCGCGCTCATGAATGCCCCGGCCATGCGCGGATTGTTCCATAAGGCCATCATCCAGAGCTGCTCGGGCGGCTTGCGCTTGGTGGAGCCCGGGCAGGCGGCACGCACGACCGCGGCGCTGGCGGCCAGACTCGGTATCGACAAGGCGGACGCGGGCGCCTGGCAATCGGTGCCGATGAACACCCTGATCGCCGCAACCCGATCGTCGGCGAACGCATATCGGCCGGTGCTGGACAGCCGGACGTTCACGGTCCATCCCTATGATCCCGTGGCCACGCCAGTTTCGCCACGGATACCTTTGCTCGTGGGCAATACCACGACCGAAAGTACATTCTTCCTGGCAGCCGATCGCAATAACTTCACGATCGAAATGGCGGAGGTGACGGCTCGGGTGGCCCGTTTCCTGAACATTACGCCTGAGAATGGCCAGCATATCGTCGACGTCTACCGTTCCCTGCTGCCTCCGGACAGGAATGCCTTCCATGTCCTGGCGCAGATCGTGACCGACTATATGTATCGCCGCAACACGATGCGCATCGCCTGCCTGAAGGCCAGGCAGGCAGGTCCCGTCTACGCCTATGTATTCGACTGGAAGACGCCGGTCCTCGGCGGCATCCTGCTCTCGCCGCACACTTCCGAAGTGCCGTTTGTCTTCGGCACCACGGCCCAGGCCGCCGGCATGGTCGGCAACGGCGCGGATCTCCCGCGGATTACCCACACCGTCATGAGCGCCTGGGCCAGTTTCGCGCATACCGGCAGGCCGGCATCCACGACGCTGCCCGCATGGGCGGCGTACACCGAGCAGGCCGGGCTTGCGATGGTCATCAATGACAGGAGCCGTGTCGCGGAGGATCCTGACGGGGCGCAGCGTCACGTGTTCGACGAGTTGCCATTCTTCGATTACGACATGCCGCAGAACTTCGCACAGGCATGA
- a CDS encoding branched-chain amino acid ABC transporter substrate-binding protein: MRRKISLAAGALAGIATLMACVTPAVAKDVVKIAFIGPLTGGVSAIGLGGRDSAELAVRLRNADPKSKYTYELVTQDDECRPNIGVQVATKVSTDRSIVAGVTHFCSAVAMGTVGVYHRFGLPVVVWGAVLPDVTYGNDYSEIHRVNGTMINQNEVAAKFMTGQGYKTWAIIHDTTDYGKGHDKYFTDFVTKDGGKIVADFGVTADQQDFTTELTKIRELKPDVIYFGGLTPLGVRIRTQMDKLGIKAQFEGTSGIKSDAYIEGVGPKLAEGSLSFIEGAPLDKLPGGKYFSEQYAKQNFSEPAEAYGPFAFAAANLIMDAVEKVGPDRKKVRGELNATKDADTIIGKVTFDDHRQNVVPLVTKYVVDDGKWTIWEDSSYAKGAKKLTVQ; this comes from the coding sequence ATGCGCAGGAAAATCTCTCTCGCCGCGGGCGCGTTGGCCGGCATCGCCACGCTGATGGCATGCGTGACGCCGGCCGTCGCCAAGGACGTCGTGAAGATCGCCTTCATCGGGCCGCTCACCGGCGGCGTGTCCGCGATCGGCCTGGGCGGCCGCGATTCCGCCGAACTGGCCGTGCGCCTGCGCAACGCCGATCCCAAGTCCAAGTACACCTACGAGCTGGTCACGCAGGACGACGAATGCCGTCCCAATATCGGCGTGCAGGTGGCCACCAAGGTATCGACGGACCGCTCCATCGTGGCCGGCGTCACGCACTTCTGCTCGGCCGTGGCCATGGGCACGGTGGGCGTCTACCATCGCTTCGGCCTGCCCGTGGTGGTGTGGGGCGCGGTGCTGCCCGACGTGACCTACGGCAACGACTACAGCGAGATCCATCGCGTCAACGGCACGATGATCAACCAGAACGAAGTCGCGGCGAAGTTCATGACCGGCCAGGGCTACAAGACCTGGGCCATCATTCACGACACCACCGACTACGGCAAGGGCCACGACAAGTACTTCACGGACTTCGTCACGAAGGACGGCGGCAAGATCGTGGCGGACTTCGGCGTCACGGCCGACCAGCAGGACTTCACCACCGAGTTGACGAAGATCCGCGAACTCAAGCCCGACGTCATCTACTTCGGCGGCTTGACGCCGCTGGGCGTGCGCATCCGCACGCAGATGGACAAGCTGGGCATCAAGGCGCAATTCGAAGGCACCTCCGGCATCAAGTCCGACGCGTACATCGAGGGCGTGGGCCCGAAACTGGCCGAGGGTTCGCTGTCGTTCATCGAGGGCGCGCCGCTGGACAAGCTGCCTGGCGGCAAGTATTTCTCCGAGCAGTACGCCAAGCAGAATTTCAGCGAGCCGGCCGAAGCCTACGGTCCCTTCGCCTTCGCGGCCGCCAACCTGATCATGGACGCGGTGGAGAAGGTCGGTCCCGACCGCAAGAAGGTCCGCGGCGAGCTGAATGCCACCAAGGACGCCGACACCATCATCGGCAAGGTGACCTTCGACGACCACCGCCAGAACGTCGTTCCGCTGGTGACCAAGTACGTGGTCGACGACGGCAAATGGACGATCTGGGAAGACAGCAGCTACGCCAAGGGCGCCAAGAAGCTGACCGTGCAATAA
- a CDS encoding branched-chain amino acid ABC transporter permease, with protein MSELGQYIFNGLMLGVIYAMVAVGFTLFFGVLDVIQFSHGDVLMVGAFGGLAASTGVLKLGIGSDAVQLAAVIVAALCVTGLLGALIARFLVLPLRKAPPLNTLLATLMLGTVLREAVRLFYPDGSNPKPFPALLPNATLHLGGLTLRVDNLIILFAGIAVIAGLHVLITRTRLGMAIRAVAQDGETARLMGINFDAVVLLTFALGSGMAALAGVMNGLYYNEINFNIGLLLGVIGFASAILGGLGNLYGAVLGGFLFAGLQVLGSAALPALIPDIPSAYRDVFAFAVVIILMAWKPTGLIAEKSSERV; from the coding sequence ATGAGCGAGCTGGGACAATACATTTTCAATGGGCTGATGCTGGGCGTCATCTACGCCATGGTCGCCGTCGGCTTCACCTTGTTCTTCGGCGTGCTGGACGTCATCCAGTTCTCGCACGGCGACGTGCTGATGGTGGGCGCCTTCGGCGGCCTGGCGGCATCGACGGGCGTGCTGAAGCTGGGCATCGGCTCGGACGCCGTGCAACTGGCGGCCGTCATCGTCGCCGCCCTGTGCGTGACGGGCCTGCTGGGCGCCCTGATCGCCCGCTTCCTGGTGCTGCCCCTGCGCAAGGCCCCGCCCCTGAACACCCTGCTCGCCACGCTGATGCTGGGCACGGTATTGCGCGAGGCCGTGCGCCTGTTCTACCCGGACGGCTCGAATCCCAAGCCCTTCCCCGCGCTGCTGCCGAACGCCACCCTGCACCTGGGCGGGCTGACGCTGCGCGTCGACAACCTGATCATTCTTTTCGCCGGCATCGCCGTGATCGCCGGCCTGCACGTCCTGATCACGCGCACGCGCCTGGGCATGGCCATCCGCGCGGTCGCGCAGGATGGCGAGACCGCCCGCCTGATGGGCATCAACTTCGACGCCGTGGTGCTGCTGACCTTCGCCCTGGGCTCGGGCATGGCCGCGCTCGCGGGCGTGATGAACGGCCTCTACTACAACGAGATCAACTTCAACATCGGCCTGCTCCTGGGCGTCATCGGCTTCGCGTCGGCCATCCTCGGCGGCCTCGGCAACCTGTACGGCGCCGTGCTCGGCGGCTTCCTGTTCGCCGGCCTGCAGGTGCTGGGCAGCGCCGCCCTGCCCGCCCTGATCCCGGACATTCCCAGCGCGTATCGCGACGTCTTCGCCTTCGCGGTGGTCATCATCCTCATGGCGTGGAAACCCACCGGCCTGATCGCCGAAAAATCCAGCGAGCGAGTCTGA
- a CDS encoding branched-chain amino acid ABC transporter permease, whose amino-acid sequence MKPVTHLEIRHPGLLLTVAAALLTLYLWLFLHAENQIGVAVLLLAALAAGLAAGRLNLVRKVELAGADRPGIARGLAIGCALLLIAVFHQSDFVLLMLCTVLLYVTACLGLTVQFGFSGVANFAGAAFFGVGAYATATLAQHTGLPLLLDVALAGVIAALVGSLLITPVLRTRGHYAALVTIAFGILFRTFIEVNDVLGGPQGLQAPGMKLFGHDFNESFTVFGADVSFYVSYAVLCLALCAGAFAVVKAVERSWVGLAMDVVRTDETSAAAFGLHIARWKVVAFVMGNFFAGAAGGVYGMVTGFIAPNNFTFSDSLLMLSIVILGGLGNPVGLVPAAVIVLILPEKLQFIQEYRFLLYAALVIAILLFRPDGLLPRRTRLFFGRGARRAPAPTVRAPAADGRAAQ is encoded by the coding sequence ATGAAACCCGTGACCCACCTGGAAATACGCCATCCCGGCCTGCTGCTGACCGTGGCCGCCGCGCTGCTCACCCTGTACCTGTGGCTGTTCCTGCACGCCGAAAACCAGATCGGCGTCGCCGTGCTGCTGCTGGCGGCCCTGGCCGCCGGACTCGCCGCCGGCCGGCTGAACCTGGTGCGCAAGGTCGAACTGGCCGGCGCCGACCGTCCCGGCATCGCGCGCGGCCTGGCCATCGGCTGCGCCCTTCTCCTGATCGCGGTCTTTCATCAGTCGGACTTCGTGCTGCTGATGCTGTGCACGGTCCTGCTCTACGTCACGGCCTGCCTGGGGTTGACCGTGCAGTTCGGCTTCTCCGGCGTCGCCAATTTCGCCGGCGCCGCCTTCTTCGGCGTCGGCGCCTATGCCACCGCCACGCTGGCCCAGCACACGGGCCTGCCGCTGCTGCTGGACGTCGCGCTGGCCGGCGTCATCGCGGCGCTGGTGGGTTCGCTGCTCATCACGCCCGTGCTGCGGACGCGCGGCCACTACGCCGCGCTGGTGACCATCGCCTTCGGCATTCTTTTCCGCACCTTCATCGAGGTCAACGACGTGCTGGGCGGCCCGCAAGGCCTGCAAGCCCCCGGCATGAAGCTGTTCGGACACGACTTCAACGAGAGCTTCACCGTGTTCGGAGCCGACGTCTCCTTCTACGTGAGCTACGCCGTGCTCTGCCTGGCGCTTTGCGCCGGCGCCTTCGCCGTCGTCAAGGCCGTGGAGCGCTCGTGGGTCGGCCTGGCCATGGACGTGGTGCGCACCGACGAAACCTCGGCGGCGGCCTTCGGCCTGCACATCGCGCGCTGGAAAGTCGTCGCCTTCGTCATGGGCAACTTCTTCGCCGGCGCGGCCGGGGGCGTCTACGGCATGGTGACCGGCTTCATCGCGCCCAACAACTTCACGTTCTCCGATTCCCTCCTGATGCTTTCCATCGTGATCCTGGGCGGACTCGGCAACCCGGTGGGCCTGGTGCCCGCGGCGGTCATCGTCCTGATCCTGCCCGAGAAGCTGCAGTTCATCCAAGAATACCGCTTCCTGCTCTACGCCGCCCTGGTCATCGCCATCCTGCTGTTTCGCCCGGATGGCCTGCTGCCTCGGCGCACGCGCCTGTTCTTCGGCCGCGGCGCGCGGCGCGCCCCGGCGCCCACCGTGCGCGCGCCGGCCGCCGACGGGAGGGCCGCGCAATGA